The following are encoded in a window of Clostridium thermarum genomic DNA:
- a CDS encoding phage portal protein — translation MSVFSRLFKARDKPKNSLFGNAYSFFFGGTSSGKTVNERTAMQTTAVYACVRILAEAIAGLPLHVYRYKEDGGKEKALTHPLYYLLHDEPNPEMTSFVFRETLMSHLLLWGNAYAQIIRDGSGRVLALYPLLPNKMTVDRAPNGELFYTYRRDSDESRVNPKAGLIYLRSEEVLHIPGLGFDGLIGYSPIAMAKNAIGMAIACEEYGASFFANGANPGGVLEHPGVLKDPAKVRESWNAVYQGSANAHRIAVLEEGMKFQPIGIPPEQAQFLETRKFQINEIARIFRVPPHMVGDLEKSSFSNIEQQSLEFVKYTLDPWVVRWEQALQKALLLPSEKRAYFVKFNVDGLLRGDYASRMNGYAVARQNGWMSANDIRELEDMNRIPAELGGDLYLVNGNMTRLADAGAFAGKNNAETEGSKVEQITKTKTGSPLLELDTKR, via the coding sequence CAACTGCAGTGTATGCCTGTGTAAGGATACTTGCAGAAGCCATCGCCGGGCTTCCGCTTCATGTGTACCGCTATAAAGAAGACGGTGGCAAAGAAAAAGCGTTGACCCACCCGCTCTATTATTTACTCCATGACGAACCAAACCCTGAGATGACTTCATTCGTGTTTCGAGAAACACTGATGAGTCATCTTCTTTTATGGGGAAATGCTTACGCTCAAATTATTAGGGACGGTTCCGGACGAGTGCTGGCGCTTTATCCACTTTTGCCAAACAAAATGACGGTAGACAGGGCTCCAAATGGAGAACTGTTTTACACTTATCGGCGCGACAGCGATGAGAGCAGGGTTAATCCAAAAGCAGGCCTTATATACCTACGAAGTGAGGAGGTTCTTCACATCCCGGGACTCGGTTTTGACGGGCTGATTGGATACTCCCCTATTGCTATGGCCAAGAACGCCATAGGCATGGCTATTGCCTGTGAGGAGTATGGTGCATCCTTTTTTGCCAACGGAGCAAATCCGGGTGGCGTTCTGGAACATCCCGGCGTATTAAAGGATCCGGCAAAGGTGCGAGAAAGCTGGAACGCTGTTTATCAAGGAAGTGCCAATGCTCATCGCATTGCAGTTCTGGAAGAGGGAATGAAGTTTCAACCAATCGGCATTCCACCCGAACAGGCACAGTTTTTAGAGACAAGAAAGTTTCAGATAAATGAAATCGCTCGGATATTCCGAGTACCTCCCCATATGGTTGGAGATCTTGAAAAGTCAAGCTTTTCAAACATCGAACAGCAATCTCTGGAATTTGTTAAATACACGCTTGACCCGTGGGTGGTGCGTTGGGAACAGGCTCTCCAAAAAGCGCTGCTTTTACCATCAGAGAAGCGGGCATACTTTGTCAAATTCAATGTAGATGGCCTTCTGCGCGGTGATTATGCAAGCCGCATGAATGGTTATGCTGTAGCTCGCCAGAACGGCTGGATGTCTGCTAACGATATCCGCGAGCTTGAGGACATGAACCGGATTCCGGCGGAGTTGGGCGGAGATCTGTATCTTGTTAACGGTAACATGACCAGGCTTGCCGATGCAGGTGCCTTTGCAGGTAAAAACAATGCTGAAACGGAGGGATCAAAAGTTGAACAAATCACAAAAACAAAAACCGGTTCGCCGCTTCTGGAACTGGATACAAAACGATGA
- a CDS encoding head maturation protease, ClpP-related, whose translation MNKSQKQKPVRRFWNWIQNDDGSRTLYIDGPIAEESWLGDEVTPKQFKSELLSGEGDITIWINSPGGDIFAANQIYNMLMDYKGKVTVKIDGIAASAASVIAMAGGDVFMSPVSMMMIHNPMTIAIGDTEEMEKAIAMLEEIKESIINAYELKTGLSRAKISHLMDAESWFNARKAVELGFADGILFMEDESFPSEFEVSGGMIFSRQAVTNSILQKLKPKEKPKGTPIESLEKRLFLLKP comes from the coding sequence TTGAACAAATCACAAAAACAAAAACCGGTTCGCCGCTTCTGGAACTGGATACAAAACGATGATGGCAGCCGGACATTATATATTGACGGCCCAATAGCTGAAGAAAGCTGGCTGGGAGACGAAGTAACTCCCAAGCAGTTCAAATCAGAGCTGTTGTCCGGAGAGGGTGATATAACGATCTGGATCAACAGCCCTGGCGGAGATATATTTGCAGCTAATCAAATTTACAACATGCTTATGGATTACAAAGGCAAAGTGACGGTAAAGATTGACGGTATTGCAGCCAGCGCCGCTTCGGTCATAGCTATGGCCGGAGGTGACGTCTTTATGTCACCAGTCAGCATGATGATGATTCACAACCCTATGACAATAGCCATCGGTGATACAGAAGAAATGGAGAAAGCTATCGCAATGCTGGAAGAAATAAAGGAATCCATCATCAACGCTTATGAGCTGAAAACCGGGCTTTCCAGGGCAAAAATATCGCACCTAATGGATGCAGAAAGCTGGTTTAACGCAAGAAAAGCGGTGGAACTTGGCTTTGCCGATGGAATCTTGTTTATGGAGGATGAATCATTCCCATCCGAATTTGAAGTATCAGGAGGAATGATCTTCAGCAGGCAGGCAGTAACAAATTCCATCCTGCAAAAGCTTAAACCAAAAGAGAAACCAAAAGGAACACCAATTGAGTCGCTTGAAAAGCGGCTTTTTTTATTAAAACCTTAA
- a CDS encoding phage major capsid protein, with amino-acid sequence MSKILELREKRAKVWEAAKAFLDSKRGNDGLLSPEDTATYEKMEADVIALGKEIERLERQAAIDLELSKPLNIPITDKPTSISGNNEKTGRASDEYRQSFWNMMRGRRKYDVHNALQIGEDTEGGYLVPDDFERTLVEALEEENIFRQIANVITTSSGDKKIPVVASKGTASWVDEEGQIPESDDSFAQVSIGAYKLATMIKVSEELLNDSVFNLEQYIAKEFARRIGAKEEEAFFIGDGSGKPTGILADNGGGEIGVTAASATAITLDEIMDLFYSLKSPYRRNAVFIMNDSTIKAIRKLKDNNGQYLWQPSVTAGTPDTILNRPVKTSAFMPAIAAGAKTIVFGDFSYYWVADRQGRVFKRLNELYAATGQVGFMATQRVDGKLVLAEAVKILQQKST; translated from the coding sequence ATGAGCAAAATACTGGAACTGCGTGAAAAACGCGCTAAAGTATGGGAAGCTGCTAAAGCTTTCCTCGACAGCAAACGCGGGAACGACGGACTGCTTTCACCGGAGGATACCGCGACTTATGAAAAAATGGAAGCCGACGTTATTGCGCTGGGCAAAGAAATAGAGCGTCTTGAGCGTCAGGCTGCCATAGATTTGGAACTGTCAAAACCGTTGAATATTCCTATTACAGACAAACCCACTTCCATATCTGGCAACAATGAAAAAACCGGACGTGCCAGCGATGAGTACAGGCAGTCTTTCTGGAACATGATGCGCGGCAGGCGCAAATATGACGTACACAACGCGCTGCAGATTGGAGAGGACACCGAAGGTGGATATCTTGTTCCCGACGACTTTGAGCGTACTCTTGTGGAAGCACTGGAGGAGGAGAATATCTTTAGGCAGATTGCCAATGTTATTACCACGTCCAGCGGTGACAAGAAAATTCCTGTGGTGGCAAGCAAGGGTACTGCATCCTGGGTGGATGAGGAAGGCCAGATTCCCGAAAGCGATGACTCCTTTGCACAGGTATCCATCGGCGCATATAAGCTGGCTACTATGATCAAGGTGTCAGAGGAATTGTTAAACGATAGTGTATTTAACCTTGAACAGTATATAGCCAAAGAATTCGCCCGCCGAATCGGAGCAAAAGAGGAGGAAGCATTTTTTATCGGTGACGGATCTGGCAAGCCAACCGGTATCTTGGCAGATAACGGCGGTGGCGAGATAGGAGTAACTGCGGCGAGTGCAACAGCCATTACCCTTGACGAGATCATGGACTTGTTCTACAGCCTAAAGTCTCCGTACCGCAGGAACGCTGTATTCATTATGAATGATTCGACAATTAAAGCTATAAGGAAGCTCAAAGACAACAACGGTCAGTATCTCTGGCAGCCTTCTGTAACTGCTGGAACACCGGATACTATCCTCAATCGTCCAGTTAAAACTTCTGCATTTATGCCTGCCATTGCCGCTGGAGCAAAAACGATTGTATTCGGCGATTTTTCTTATTACTGGGTGGCAGACCGTCAAGGCAGGGTTTTTAAGCGGCTTAATGAGTTGTATGCTGCGACCGGACAAGTTGGATTCATGGCAACCCAGCGTGTAGATGGAAAGCTGGTACTGGCTGAAGCAGTCAAGATACTGCAGCAGAAATCAACTTAA
- a CDS encoding head-tail connector protein, with amino-acid sequence MELLEKVKANLILQHSEDDALLQEYIKAAVAYAESYQKKPEGYYAENPMPPTTEQAVIMLSSHFYESRDGSTAGFFGDSVQAGQQVWNTVNLLLRLDRDWKV; translated from the coding sequence ATGGAACTTTTGGAGAAGGTTAAAGCAAACCTCATATTGCAGCACAGCGAAGATGACGCACTTTTACAAGAGTATATCAAAGCCGCAGTGGCCTATGCGGAAAGTTACCAGAAAAAGCCGGAAGGATATTATGCTGAAAACCCCATGCCGCCTACTACTGAGCAGGCTGTCATTATGCTGTCGAGTCATTTTTATGAAAGCAGGGATGGTTCGACGGCTGGCTTTTTTGGGGATAGTGTGCAGGCTGGACAGCAGGTATGGAATACAGTTAATCTATTGCTGCGGCTCGACCGGGATTGGAAGGTGTAA
- a CDS encoding head-tail adaptor protein translates to MGLGKMKTFVDIISVKPVKDSEGFTEKGDVILASVRAYKEDRHGSEKWANRAAFSQASALFRFRRIPNLEVTTDLVLVCSDGRYNIISVEDVKGRGMYIEVLAEKVKSSKA, encoded by the coding sequence ATGGGCCTTGGGAAAATGAAAACTTTCGTGGACATTATCTCAGTCAAGCCGGTTAAGGATAGTGAGGGTTTTACTGAAAAAGGTGATGTCATTCTTGCTTCGGTAAGGGCATACAAGGAAGATAGGCATGGCAGTGAAAAATGGGCAAACAGGGCGGCGTTTTCGCAGGCGTCTGCCCTGTTCCGCTTCCGTAGGATACCTAACCTGGAAGTTACCACAGATCTTGTACTCGTTTGCAGCGATGGCAGGTACAACATTATCAGTGTTGAGGACGTAAAAGGACGTGGAATGTATATTGAGGTGCTTGCGGAAAAGGTGAAATCAAGCAAAGCATAA
- a CDS encoding HK97 gp10 family phage protein: MAKVEVKMPEEFLLKLSRLGERTDEIIPKVLEAGGEVVLSKVKSNLQSVIGSGTKYPSRATGELVNALGLSPAKQDRDGNHNIKIGFTEPRKDGVSNAKIANIIEYGKSGQPPRPFLKPAKSATRKSCIEAMKSRLEQELGRI; the protein is encoded by the coding sequence GTGGCTAAGGTGGAAGTTAAAATGCCGGAAGAGTTCTTGCTCAAGTTATCCAGACTTGGAGAAAGAACAGACGAAATCATACCTAAGGTGCTGGAAGCAGGCGGGGAAGTGGTTCTTTCAAAAGTGAAGTCCAATCTTCAGTCAGTTATCGGGAGCGGCACTAAATATCCGTCCAGAGCAACCGGTGAATTGGTAAATGCTTTGGGACTCTCTCCTGCCAAACAGGACAGGGATGGAAACCACAACATAAAAATCGGCTTTACTGAACCAAGGAAGGATGGGGTAAGCAATGCGAAGATTGCTAATATTATTGAGTATGGCAAGTCCGGGCAGCCTCCAAGGCCCTTTTTGAAACCGGCAAAATCAGCTACAAGGAAGTCCTGCATCGAAGCAATGAAATCAAGACTGGAACAGGAGCTGGGTCGTATATGA
- a CDS encoding major tail protein — MATIGLDRLYYAKITENENGEETYDTPVPLAKAITAELSVELAEATLYADDGAAEVVKEFQSGTLTLGVADIGVDAAEVLTGATLDDNKVLISASEDGGAPVAIGFRAKKANGKYRYFWLYRVKFGIPATNLQTKGDSITFSTPTIEGTVMRRNKPDGQGKHPWKAEVSEDDPGVSPETITGWYTEVYEPVFAVGGGSE; from the coding sequence ATGGCCACAATCGGACTGGACAGGTTATATTATGCCAAAATAACTGAGAATGAAAACGGAGAAGAGACATACGACACGCCTGTTCCGCTGGCTAAGGCTATTACGGCAGAGCTTTCTGTGGAGCTGGCAGAGGCGACACTTTATGCCGATGACGGGGCGGCAGAAGTGGTCAAGGAATTTCAAAGCGGCACACTGACTCTTGGTGTTGCAGATATCGGAGTAGACGCTGCTGAGGTTTTGACGGGAGCCACTCTTGATGACAATAAGGTGCTGATTTCTGCCAGTGAGGATGGAGGCGCACCTGTGGCAATCGGCTTTAGAGCCAAGAAAGCTAACGGCAAGTACAGGTATTTTTGGCTTTACAGGGTTAAATTCGGAATCCCGGCTACAAATCTCCAAACGAAAGGTGATAGCATTACCTTTTCGACACCCACCATTGAAGGGACAGTCATGAGACGTAACAAACCAGATGGCCAGGGAAAGCACCCTTGGAAGGCAGAGGTCAGCGAAGACGATCCCGGTGTATCGCCTGAAACTATTACCGGCTGGTATACGGAAGTTTATGAGCCGGTATTTGCTGTGGGAGGAGGCAGCGAATAA
- a CDS encoding phage tail protein — MADNFGLKIGIEGEKEFKNAIREINQSFKVLGSEMNLVVSQFDKQDKSVEAVTARNKVLNKEIELQKEKIATLEKALANAASSFGETDRRTQSWQIQLNNAKAELNKMERELEQSAESADELGDELKESGDNAEKSSSKFEKLGSVLKGVGAAMGAAATAAGAAAIKLGKEVVEQFGELEQNLGGSEAVFGEYAARIQKTGEEAYKNLGLSQSEYLATANKMGALFQGAGVDQQKSLELTEKAMQRAADMASVMGIDMQTAMESIAGAAKGNFTMMDNLGVAMNATTIEAYALAKGLDFAWNSATNAEKAEIAMQMFFEKTEQYAGNFARESTQTISGSIGLLQASLSSFIAGLGNANADMTNLTQNLVDAFQAVVKNIVPVLENIVAALPEATGAIISAVKDLLPVLLQTVTELFSQVLQTLLSLLPELIPAAVDAVMTIVGALIDNLPLLIDAAVQLITALVMGLGEALPELIPAAVQAVITIVQGLLDNMDKILEAAFTLIQGLAQGLLNALPELIEALPRIITTIIDFVTNNMPKIIELGITLIVQLAAGLVKAIPELVKSLPQIVAAIIEGLGKAVVSVVEIGKNIVKGIWEGIKSLGSWIKDKVSGFFSGIVDGVKNFLGIRSPSTVFEGIGGNMALGIGEGFDKAMARVADNMQNAVPTDFNISPDINVSGRGGFSGLASGPLVVVQQMIVRGEEDIRRISQELYNLMQTGSRAQGRFITA; from the coding sequence GTGGCAGACAATTTTGGCCTGAAGATCGGGATTGAAGGCGAAAAGGAATTTAAAAACGCCATTCGTGAGATCAATCAAAGTTTTAAGGTACTGGGTAGCGAAATGAACCTGGTCGTATCTCAGTTCGACAAGCAGGATAAGTCAGTTGAAGCTGTTACTGCAAGAAACAAGGTGCTTAACAAAGAGATCGAATTGCAGAAAGAAAAAATAGCTACTTTGGAGAAAGCCCTTGCCAATGCCGCCTCATCTTTCGGAGAAACCGACAGACGTACTCAGTCGTGGCAAATACAGCTTAATAATGCAAAAGCCGAACTGAACAAAATGGAGCGCGAGCTCGAACAGTCTGCTGAAAGTGCAGACGAGCTTGGGGACGAATTGAAGGAAAGTGGAGACAATGCCGAAAAATCCAGCTCGAAATTTGAGAAGCTGGGCAGCGTTCTTAAAGGTGTTGGCGCGGCTATGGGTGCTGCAGCGACCGCAGCGGGCGCGGCTGCCATCAAGCTGGGAAAAGAGGTCGTGGAGCAGTTTGGTGAGCTTGAGCAGAACCTTGGCGGTTCTGAAGCTGTGTTTGGCGAATATGCTGCACGTATCCAAAAAACGGGAGAAGAAGCCTACAAGAATCTGGGCTTGTCCCAATCCGAGTACCTTGCCACCGCCAACAAAATGGGCGCACTGTTTCAGGGTGCTGGTGTCGATCAGCAAAAAAGTCTGGAACTTACCGAGAAGGCCATGCAACGGGCGGCAGATATGGCTTCGGTTATGGGCATTGACATGCAGACTGCCATGGAATCCATCGCTGGCGCAGCCAAGGGTAACTTCACCATGATGGATAATCTGGGTGTCGCCATGAACGCCACTACCATCGAAGCTTATGCTCTTGCAAAAGGGCTGGATTTTGCCTGGAATAGCGCAACCAATGCCGAAAAGGCCGAGATCGCCATGCAGATGTTTTTTGAAAAAACCGAACAGTATGCTGGAAACTTCGCAAGAGAGTCTACCCAGACCATCAGCGGTTCCATTGGTCTTTTACAAGCCTCTCTAAGTTCGTTTATAGCAGGACTTGGCAATGCGAACGCTGATATGACGAACCTAACACAAAATCTTGTGGATGCCTTTCAGGCTGTAGTTAAAAATATTGTACCGGTTTTGGAAAATATAGTGGCTGCTCTGCCGGAGGCAACCGGTGCGATTATCTCAGCAGTCAAAGATCTGCTTCCCGTGCTGTTGCAAACTGTAACTGAATTGTTCTCTCAGGTGCTTCAAACTCTCTTGAGCCTGCTGCCGGAGCTGATTCCAGCAGCAGTAGATGCGGTCATGACCATTGTCGGAGCACTCATTGATAACCTGCCTTTACTCATTGATGCAGCGGTACAGCTAATCACAGCGTTGGTAATGGGGCTTGGAGAAGCATTACCGGAGCTAATTCCAGCAGCGGTTCAAGCAGTGATCACCATTGTGCAAGGGCTGCTGGATAATATGGACAAAATCCTTGAAGCTGCTTTTACATTGATTCAGGGACTGGCGCAGGGACTTTTAAATGCATTGCCAGAACTAATTGAAGCACTGCCGAGGATAATTACAACAATCATTGACTTTGTGACGAACAATATGCCGAAAATCATAGAATTGGGAATTACGCTTATCGTACAGCTTGCTGCCGGGCTTGTGAAAGCCATTCCAGAACTAGTAAAGTCTTTACCTCAGATTGTTGCGGCTATTATAGAAGGCTTGGGCAAGGCGGTTGTTTCAGTGGTTGAGATTGGTAAGAACATTGTAAAAGGCATCTGGGAAGGTATTAAAAGCCTTGGTAGCTGGATTAAGGATAAGGTTTCCGGTTTCTTTTCCGGTATTGTTGATGGAGTAAAGAATTTTCTTGGAATCAGATCTCCGTCCACTGTTTTTGAAGGTATTGGCGGCAATATGGCACTGGGTATTGGTGAGGGATTTGACAAGGCTATGGCCAGAGTGGCAGACAATATGCAAAATGCAGTGCCGACAGATTTTAATATATCTCCTGATATTAATGTAAGTGGAAGAGGTGGATTTAGCGGTTTAGCTTCTGGGCCGCTTGTTGTGGTGCAGCAGATGATTGTTCGTGGTGAAGAAGACATACGTAGGATTTCACAGGAGTTATATAACCTGATGCAGACAGGTTCAAGGGCGCAGGGACGTTTTATAACAGCGTAA
- a CDS encoding distal tail protein Dit, translated as MGFIYNGISSQSMKIRARLTKWQVSPALRNSFETVPGKAGIADFGCDISERNIIISCSVLPQRSFADLVSVLDNVAEWLNPENGLRQLVLDDLPDRYFMARLSEAVDCERILRTAGSFELRFVCPDPYVYALEDEIFVLSETGLHELERVKGNADSNPVYLLKGLISTSSSSYISLITNGEELLIVGSLSEGETLIVDSGMVTAKVIDETGRTLRNGLPSLQDLNFPILRKGVNHIEIAAENATFTELKIQAKSRWR; from the coding sequence ATGGGATTTATCTACAATGGAATATCGTCGCAAAGTATGAAAATACGAGCAAGACTTACCAAATGGCAGGTCTCCCCTGCCCTGCGCAATTCATTTGAAACTGTGCCGGGCAAAGCAGGTATTGCAGATTTTGGCTGCGACATATCAGAACGAAACATAATAATTAGCTGTAGTGTGCTTCCCCAGCGCAGTTTTGCCGATCTTGTATCGGTTCTTGATAATGTTGCTGAATGGTTAAATCCGGAAAACGGTCTTAGACAACTTGTTCTAGATGATTTGCCCGACCGATATTTCATGGCTCGCTTATCAGAAGCGGTTGACTGTGAGCGGATATTGCGGACAGCGGGCAGCTTTGAACTTCGGTTTGTTTGTCCCGACCCGTATGTTTACGCGTTGGAAGATGAGATATTTGTTCTTTCTGAAACAGGTCTGCATGAATTGGAGAGGGTTAAAGGAAATGCGGATTCCAATCCGGTTTATCTCTTGAAGGGTTTGATATCAACGTCCTCATCAAGCTATATTTCGCTTATTACAAACGGCGAGGAATTGCTAATTGTTGGCTCATTATCTGAAGGTGAAACTCTGATTGTCGACTCCGGCATGGTAACAGCTAAGGTTATTGATGAAACAGGCCGAACCTTGAGAAATGGTCTTCCCAGCCTGCAGGATCTGAATTTTCCAATTCTCAGGAAAGGTGTTAATCATATTGAGATTGCCGCAGAAAACGCGACCTTTACTGAGTTAAAAATACAGGCAAAAAGCAGATGGAGGTGA
- a CDS encoding phage tail spike protein: MAIKSILTSQEDFTGEFPVTSRTSALWRFNEKTPDENLQLMDSSGHGRHFTISGWSGTSANLIAGRFGRYFRQNIVNPTSEKTHLIAENDGSFFSNLGEKIVVGGWINPTTYSVGQTYIPIFNTRQGPGQPIFYVSLYQGRLRLMLYNSSGALIYDQSETSTITLKNGGWYFIASIIEVSNKKVQNIICDRSDGATWVSPVRSFSGELNRECIANIIMGMHANTYYYAGGFDDWFLETDSQLTADDLLLYFKSSLHANGGDAASDVDALAEPGAVTLKATDGEYPASGVLYTRAVPCALSGSGRVAVTSEYTAGVTSVSIVETSTSDDLEEWSAWQAVGTSGELQSPNRQYIRFRVTLTSSDPLKTPKLLEIQLHDIPKAPYEKLGFARPVILDKNGAWEAVLENAFDIIVTGEVNGADTLEFKLPFHDPKRSTLENEKQVQIVNDIYRIRTLTDNKSEDGRVITQVYAEAVFYDLSFSAEKEPREFNADTADVPMQYALLGTGWTVGNVTVTTKRTWQCTEKNALSILRTVQNIYGGDLVFDSANRQVHLLTFSGTDSGALFSYRKNLKSIQRVVDTRELVTRLYAYGKDGLTFASINGGKEYVEDYTFSSEVRVSTLDCSSFTNPYQMLEYAKMRLAEYSKPRVSYVLSAMDLSALTGYEHEAWKLGDIVTVDDKELGLLVKTRVVRRQYNLQEPWKTVIELSTKLRELGDSSAQWDKAADALSSAELVNRQEIKDMVPFNHLRNSRADDGFAYWVNSGFEVDTENGVSGTASFKAVGVPGMTKSLSQTVYPATRKSYTFSAQIASENLEKGENGQVGVEIVIEYEDGTTETRFIDLI; this comes from the coding sequence ATGGCGATAAAATCAATTCTAACGAGCCAAGAGGATTTTACCGGTGAGTTTCCTGTAACATCAAGGACGTCTGCTTTATGGCGATTTAATGAAAAAACACCAGACGAAAATCTTCAGCTTATGGATTCATCGGGACATGGCAGACATTTTACCATCTCCGGCTGGTCAGGTACATCAGCAAACCTTATTGCTGGAAGATTCGGAAGATACTTTAGGCAAAATATTGTTAATCCGACTTCTGAAAAGACCCATCTTATAGCAGAAAATGATGGGAGTTTCTTTAGCAATCTGGGCGAAAAGATTGTTGTAGGAGGTTGGATTAATCCTACCACCTATTCGGTCGGCCAGACATATATACCCATATTCAATACCCGCCAAGGACCCGGTCAGCCAATTTTTTATGTTTCACTTTATCAAGGGAGACTTAGGCTGATGTTGTATAACTCCTCCGGCGCACTAATCTACGACCAGAGTGAAACGTCTACCATTACCTTGAAAAACGGCGGCTGGTATTTTATCGCCTCCATCATTGAAGTAAGCAACAAAAAGGTACAGAACATCATATGCGATCGCAGCGACGGGGCAACCTGGGTGTCGCCTGTGCGTTCCTTTTCGGGAGAGCTGAATCGGGAGTGTATAGCAAACATTATTATGGGGATGCATGCAAATACCTACTACTATGCCGGAGGCTTCGACGACTGGTTTCTGGAAACGGACTCACAGCTTACAGCTGATGATTTGCTGTTATATTTTAAGTCGTCTTTACATGCAAACGGTGGGGATGCGGCTTCGGATGTAGATGCTTTGGCAGAGCCTGGCGCAGTCACCCTTAAAGCAACAGATGGCGAGTATCCTGCAAGTGGCGTACTTTATACAAGGGCGGTTCCATGTGCATTATCGGGCAGCGGTCGTGTAGCTGTGACAAGCGAATATACTGCAGGTGTTACTTCAGTGTCTATAGTAGAGACCAGCACAAGCGATGATCTTGAAGAATGGTCTGCATGGCAGGCTGTGGGAACCAGCGGTGAACTTCAATCGCCAAATCGGCAATATATAAGGTTCCGTGTTACCCTTACCAGCAGCGATCCGTTGAAGACACCAAAACTTCTGGAAATACAGCTTCATGATATACCGAAAGCGCCCTATGAGAAACTAGGCTTTGCCCGTCCTGTGATTTTGGACAAAAACGGAGCATGGGAAGCTGTTCTTGAAAATGCCTTTGATATCATTGTCACTGGTGAGGTGAACGGCGCGGATACGCTGGAATTCAAGCTTCCGTTCCATGATCCAAAAAGAAGCACACTGGAAAATGAAAAACAAGTGCAAATCGTAAATGACATTTACCGGATCCGAACCTTAACGGACAATAAAAGCGAAGATGGGCGTGTTATTACGCAAGTATATGCTGAAGCGGTATTTTACGATCTGTCTTTCAGTGCGGAAAAAGAACCTAGAGAATTCAATGCAGATACTGCAGATGTTCCGATGCAATATGCACTTTTGGGTACAGGCTGGACAGTAGGAAATGTTACTGTCACTACGAAACGGACATGGCAGTGTACAGAAAAAAATGCCTTATCCATCCTTCGCACTGTACAGAATATTTATGGCGGCGATCTGGTGTTTGACAGCGCCAACCGCCAGGTACACCTTTTGACTTTTAGTGGTACTGATAGCGGAGCGCTTTTTTCATATAGAAAGAATTTGAAAAGTATTCAGCGGGTAGTCGATACACGTGAATTAGTGACAAGGCTCTATGCTTATGGAAAGGACGGATTGACCTTCGCTTCAATTAATGGAGGTAAGGAATACGTGGAAGATTACACTTTTTCCAGTGAAGTGAGGGTGTCGACGCTTGATTGTTCGTCGTTTACAAATCCGTATCAGATGCTGGAATATGCAAAAATGCGGCTTGCAGAATATTCGAAGCCTCGCGTCTCTTATGTACTGTCTGCAATGGATTTATCTGCGCTAACCGGTTATGAGCACGAAGCATGGAAACTGGGTGATATTGTTACAGTAGACGATAAAGAACTAGGCCTTTTGGTAAAGACACGTGTTGTGAGAAGGCAGTATAACTTACAGGAGCCATGGAAAACAGTGATTGAGCTTTCAACTAAACTGCGGGAACTTGGCGATTCTTCAGCACAGTGGGACAAGGCAGCGGATGCGCTGTCCTCAGCAGAGTTGGTAAACCGTCAGGAAATTAAAGATATGGTACCATTCAACCATCTGCGCAATTCCAGGGCGGATGATGGTTTTGCCTACTGGGTCAATTCCGGTTTTGAAGTAGACACTGAGAATGGTGTTTCGGGAACTGCTTCCTTCAAGGCTGTTGGTGTACCTGGTATGACAAAGAGTCTGTCACAGACGGTATACCCAGCGACACGTAAAAGCTATACATTTTCAGCGCAGATTGCTTCCGAAAACCTTGAAAAGGGCGAAAACGGCCAAGTTGGTGTTGAGATAGTCATTGAATACGAGGACGGTACAACGGAAACAAGATTTATAGACCTGATTTGA